A single Microbacterium protaetiae DNA region contains:
- the gnd gene encoding phosphogluconate dehydrogenase (NAD(+)-dependent, decarboxylating): MQLGMIGLGRMGANIVRRLMRDGHECVVFDTNPDAVAALVAEGATGADSLDDLAGKLSAPRAAWVMVPASITGKVVDQLAAAFESGDAIIDGGNSNYRDDVRRAAALEKSGIDYIDAGTSGGVFGLERGYCLMIGGPDAAVARLEPIFKTIAPGAGEIERTPGRGGDYAPEEQGYLHCGPSGAGHFVKMVHNGIEYGIMAALAEGLNILHNADAGTREAEHSAEIAPLEEPEFYKFDIETPKVAELWRRGSVISSWLLDLTAAALEENHDLDGLAGRVSDSGEGRWTVKAAVDVGVPAPVLAASLFERFASRDEDHYANQLLSAMRLQFGGHTELPTGDVLEAGGRKTDAQG; the protein is encoded by the coding sequence ATGCAACTGGGAATGATCGGACTCGGACGGATGGGCGCCAACATCGTGCGTCGACTGATGCGCGACGGGCACGAATGCGTGGTGTTCGACACAAATCCCGACGCCGTCGCCGCTCTCGTGGCCGAGGGCGCGACCGGCGCCGACAGCCTCGACGACCTCGCCGGCAAGCTCAGCGCGCCGCGCGCCGCATGGGTCATGGTTCCGGCATCCATCACAGGAAAGGTCGTCGACCAGCTTGCTGCTGCCTTCGAGAGCGGCGACGCGATCATCGACGGCGGCAACTCGAACTACCGCGACGACGTGCGGCGGGCGGCAGCGCTGGAGAAGAGCGGCATCGATTACATCGATGCGGGCACCTCGGGTGGCGTGTTCGGCCTCGAGCGCGGCTACTGCCTAATGATCGGGGGGCCGGATGCCGCGGTGGCGCGTCTGGAGCCCATCTTCAAGACCATCGCCCCCGGCGCCGGCGAGATCGAGCGCACCCCGGGCCGCGGAGGCGACTACGCACCCGAGGAGCAGGGGTACCTGCACTGCGGCCCCAGCGGTGCCGGGCACTTCGTCAAGATGGTGCACAACGGCATCGAGTACGGGATCATGGCCGCGCTCGCCGAAGGACTGAACATTCTGCACAACGCCGATGCCGGCACCCGTGAGGCCGAGCACTCCGCCGAGATCGCGCCGCTGGAAGAACCGGAGTTCTACAAGTTCGACATCGAGACCCCCAAAGTCGCCGAGCTGTGGCGGCGCGGATCGGTGATCTCGTCGTGGCTGCTCGATCTCACCGCCGCCGCTTTGGAGGAGAATCACGATCTCGACGGTCTTGCCGGGCGGGTGTCGGACTCGGGCGAGGGGCGCTGGACCGTCAAGGCCGCCGTTGATGTCGGTGTGCCGGCGCCCGTGCTGGCGGCATCCCTCTTCGAACGTTTCGCCTCGCGCGACGAAGACCACTACGCGAACCAGCTGTTGTCGGCGATGCGGCTGCAGTTCGGCGGGCACACCGAGCTGCCCACCGGCGACGTGCTCGAAGCCGGCGGCCGAAAGACCGACGCGCAGGGGTAG
- a CDS encoding inositol monophosphatase family protein: protein MDLEDARLLAVELAREAGDFAVAERNRAEVELKGECGDVVTYVDRECERRIVERILERYPGHAILGEETGTHGPADAEYRWLIDPLDGTNNYVLGIDYFGSCVTLCRGDEAIVAVMHNSTSRHTYSAVAGRGTLVDEHPLTMPAPAALKRATVAWTQGYNTSPYDEPRNAAFASLEYRARRVLRTWCPAVDWGLIISGTVAGMVAYRSEEWDRIGGVLLAREAGAAVRTFEGWTVAAHPSLIDELVATLGIGNHPG, encoded by the coding sequence GTGGATCTCGAAGACGCACGCCTGCTCGCGGTCGAACTCGCACGTGAGGCCGGGGATTTCGCGGTGGCCGAGCGCAACCGCGCGGAGGTCGAGCTGAAGGGCGAGTGCGGTGACGTCGTCACCTACGTCGACCGCGAATGCGAGCGCAGGATCGTCGAGCGCATCCTCGAGAGGTATCCGGGCCATGCCATCCTCGGCGAGGAGACCGGCACGCACGGCCCGGCCGATGCAGAGTACCGGTGGCTCATCGATCCGCTCGACGGCACCAACAACTATGTGCTCGGCATCGACTATTTCGGGTCGTGCGTGACCCTGTGCCGCGGTGACGAGGCCATCGTGGCGGTGATGCACAACTCGACCTCGCGGCACACGTACTCCGCGGTCGCCGGCCGTGGCACCCTCGTCGACGAGCATCCCCTCACGATGCCCGCGCCCGCGGCTTTGAAACGGGCGACGGTGGCGTGGACGCAGGGCTACAACACCTCGCCCTATGACGAGCCGCGCAACGCGGCTTTCGCATCGCTCGAGTATCGCGCGCGGCGCGTGCTGCGCACGTGGTGCCCCGCCGTGGACTGGGGGCTGATCATCAGCGGGACAGTGGCCGGCATGGTCGCGTACCGGTCGGAGGAGTGGGATCGCATCGGGGGAGTGCTGCTGGCCCGCGAGGCCGGTGCCGCCGTGCGCACCTTCGAGGGATGGACGGTGGCGGCCCACCCTTCGCTGATCGACGAGCTCGTGGCGACACTGGGGATCGGAAATCATCCGGGCTGA
- a CDS encoding alpha/beta fold hydrolase, whose protein sequence is MSTFTTHSVRSSDGTPIGFRRTGSGPPLVLVHGGLLASQHLVALAAELADEFEVIVPDRRGRGMSGPYGDGASRIVDREAADIRAVIDDAGAHDLFALSSGALVSLEAVRTTDSITRLALYEPPLSINGSVPRAWVDRYEAEVSAGRIAAALITGMRGLRIDPVMSRIPHLAAPMLEFVLRHESLAEGEVSIRDLVPTWHYDVAIIDELADRARDYAGVTADVLLLGGGKSPAFLTRALDELELVLPRAQRITFPRLRHQAAVDQPDQVAAVLREFFARGI, encoded by the coding sequence ATGAGCACGTTCACGACCCATTCCGTCCGCTCATCCGACGGCACGCCGATCGGCTTCCGTCGTACGGGATCAGGACCGCCGCTCGTACTGGTGCACGGTGGGCTCCTGGCCTCCCAGCACCTCGTCGCGCTGGCGGCAGAGCTCGCCGACGAGTTCGAGGTCATCGTGCCCGATCGACGCGGCCGCGGCATGAGCGGCCCGTACGGCGACGGCGCCTCGCGCATCGTCGACCGTGAAGCAGCCGACATCCGAGCCGTGATCGATGACGCCGGCGCCCACGACCTCTTCGCGCTCAGTTCCGGCGCTCTGGTCAGCCTGGAGGCTGTGCGCACCACCGACAGCATCACCCGCCTCGCCCTCTACGAGCCGCCACTGTCGATCAACGGCTCCGTACCTCGCGCCTGGGTCGACCGGTACGAGGCCGAGGTCTCGGCCGGCAGGATCGCAGCGGCCCTCATCACCGGCATGCGTGGTCTGCGGATCGATCCGGTGATGTCACGCATTCCGCACCTCGCCGCCCCGATGCTCGAATTCGTGCTGCGTCACGAAAGCCTCGCCGAGGGCGAGGTCTCGATCAGGGATCTCGTACCCACCTGGCACTACGACGTCGCGATCATCGATGAGCTGGCCGATCGGGCGCGCGACTACGCAGGCGTCACCGCCGACGTGCTGCTTCTGGGCGGCGGAAAGAGCCCCGCATTCCTCACGCGTGCGCTCGACGAGCTCGAGCTGGTGCTCCCGCGCGCACAGCGCATCACGTTTCCCCGGCTGCGCCATCAGGCTGCGGTCGACCAGCCCGATCAGGTGGCCGCGGTGCTGCGAGAGTTCTTCGCGCGCGGGATCTGA